The Pseudoalteromonas rubra region CAAACCCCAGCTATCAGACCTGTATGCAGGCGGTCGAGGTCATTCGTCAACAAGGATATACCTATTTGCTTGCTGTTGGCGGTGGCTCGGTCATTGATGGCAGTAAGTTTATTGCGGCGGCGGCTGAGTTTAAGGGTGAGCCTTGGGACATTCTGGCCAAAGGGGCGCAAATCGAATCGGCACTGGATCTGGGCGTCGTGCTGACCTTACCTGCAACTGGCTCTGAGTCGAACAGCTTCAGTGTGGTCTCAAACAAAGAAACCAACGACAAACTGCCGTTTGCCTCACCGCAGGTACAGCCTAAATTCGCGGTGCTGGATCCCACAGTAATGAGCTCATTGCCTGAGCGTCAGTTGATCAATGGTGTGGTCGATCCGTTTGTACATGTGATGGAACAGTATCTGACTTACCCCATTGATGCGAAAGTCCAAGACCGTTTTGCAGAAGGTCTGTTGCTGACTTTGATGGAAGACGGCCCGAAACTCTTCTCAGACGAGGTGGACTACAAAGTTCGCGCTAATGTAATGTGGTCAGCGACCATGGCTCTGAATGGGCTGATTGGTTCGGGGGTACCGCATGACTGGGCAACTCACATGATTGGTCATGAATTAACAGCCGTTTATGGATTGGACCATGCTCAGACTCTGGCCATTGTTTTACCACGTGTAATGCATGAACAACGTGACAGTAAACAAGGCAAATTGCTGCAATACGCAGAGCGTGTGTTAGGCCTGGATATCAGTGACGAAGCACAGGCGATTGATCAGGCGATTGAGAAAACCGAAGCCTTCTTCCAGTCGTTGGGCATGAAAACGCGTCTCAGTGACTATGGTGTCGGTGAAGAGGCGGTGGATAAAATCGTCGCTCAACTGGAGCGTCATGGTATGGTTGCACTGGGAGAGCATCAGCAGGTTGACCTGAGCAAATCACGCGCCATTGTGGCTGCGTGCCTGTAACCTCAGAATCTTGCATATTAATCTCACTGTTCGGGGCGATGAGCGCAAATCTTCGCCCCGAATTCACGTATTTTTCCCGGCTGTGATACCCTTCGGGGGTTGTAACTAATATCACGCGGGGTAAATAGCATGGCAACTAAAGTTTGGGACGGAT contains the following coding sequences:
- a CDS encoding iron-containing alcohol dehydrogenase, whose protein sequence is MLNFSFHNPTKILFGEGQIAAMSDSIPADAKVLVIYGGGSIKSNGIYQQVSDALANHHWGEFSGIEPNPSYQTCMQAVEVIRQQGYTYLLAVGGGSVIDGSKFIAAAAEFKGEPWDILAKGAQIESALDLGVVLTLPATGSESNSFSVVSNKETNDKLPFASPQVQPKFAVLDPTVMSSLPERQLINGVVDPFVHVMEQYLTYPIDAKVQDRFAEGLLLTLMEDGPKLFSDEVDYKVRANVMWSATMALNGLIGSGVPHDWATHMIGHELTAVYGLDHAQTLAIVLPRVMHEQRDSKQGKLLQYAERVLGLDISDEAQAIDQAIEKTEAFFQSLGMKTRLSDYGVGEEAVDKIVAQLERHGMVALGEHQQVDLSKSRAIVAACL